A single genomic interval of Bacteroidota bacterium harbors:
- a CDS encoding SH3 domain-containing protein, with product MNKNFVYTLFIVFFLLSPSIVIAEESIPWECETEFRNQVFSKLDEHRLSKEKYEKWWWVPKKMLKLKSLPCFNWAKKSGKGAVDTYDDLAEACNEVVKTSLKVKRKFDCSIIMADIQKKKQATKLKRVKSFINATDRCSNFQSKSSKFKIVEVATTALNVRKKENTSSQIVTTLDRGTFLRVVNSSKDWLKIIDHKCKIGWVVKYLTKNVQPK from the coding sequence ATGAATAAAAATTTTGTATATACTCTATTTATTGTTTTTTTCTTATTGTCCCCCTCCATTGTAATTGCGGAAGAATCCATCCCTTGGGAATGTGAAACTGAGTTTAGAAATCAAGTTTTTTCAAAATTAGATGAGCATCGGTTATCAAAAGAAAAATATGAGAAATGGTGGTGGGTTCCTAAGAAAATGCTGAAATTGAAAAGTCTTCCTTGTTTCAATTGGGCTAAAAAATCGGGTAAAGGAGCAGTAGATACTTATGATGATCTTGCGGAAGCTTGCAATGAAGTAGTTAAAACTTCCCTTAAAGTTAAAAGGAAATTTGATTGTTCTATTATTATGGCAGACATCCAAAAAAAGAAACAAGCCACCAAACTGAAAAGAGTTAAATCTTTCATTAATGCAACAGATAGGTGTTCAAATTTTCAAAGCAAAAGTTCAAAATTTAAAATTGTTGAGGTTGCTACAACAGCACTTAACGTGCGCAAGAAAGAAAATACAAGCAGTCAAATAGTGACAACATTAGATCGTGGAACATTTTTAAGAGTAGTGAATTCTTCGAAAGATTGGCTTAAAATCATTGATCATAAATGTAAAATAGGTTGGGTTGTAA
- a CDS encoding PAS domain S-box protein, with the protein MADQTAEELKQIIEKLEEKLVKAEAERKQSANESNKLNIALKQTNRDLDQRVRERAQALQESENRLRLALEGANEGLWVIDFIDDEMRFSTKSAEMLGYSLDEMGNTSNIWDQSTHHDDWPIVEKALNDHFEGRTDHYEAEYRVKTKSNEWKWILGHGRVTKKDKKGKPLQAIGTHVDITNLKHTELALRKSEEQFRSLVEKLPLGLLILDSSRNIEYFNPKFHEIFGYSKEDLPDISSWFNKAYPDDDYRKNIIDIWDTWWQNGTTVKEYDPEIFTVRCKNGEDKIIYFRHVGLQQKKHFVVYENITTRVKAEESLKKREKELEIKTGNLEEVNIALKVLLQRRDEDKTEMEEKILFNVKKLIFPYLEKLDTSGLNDSQASYLSILKANLENVISPFSKKLSAVHLGLTPREIQVANLIKEDKTTKEIVEMLYISESSVDFHRHNIRKKMGFLNQKVNLKSHLKLM; encoded by the coding sequence ATGGCAGATCAAACAGCAGAAGAATTAAAACAGATTATTGAAAAATTAGAAGAAAAACTAGTAAAGGCCGAAGCGGAAAGGAAGCAATCGGCAAATGAATCTAACAAATTAAACATAGCTTTGAAGCAGACAAATCGAGATCTTGATCAACGCGTTAGAGAGCGAGCTCAAGCGTTGCAAGAAAGTGAAAACCGATTGAGATTGGCTCTGGAAGGGGCTAATGAAGGGCTGTGGGTGATTGACTTTATCGATGATGAAATGCGTTTCTCAACAAAATCTGCGGAAATGCTCGGATATTCCTTGGATGAAATGGGAAATACATCCAATATATGGGATCAGTCTACCCATCACGATGACTGGCCAATCGTTGAAAAGGCTCTGAATGACCATTTTGAGGGAAGAACCGATCACTATGAAGCAGAATATCGAGTTAAAACAAAATCGAATGAATGGAAATGGATTCTGGGTCATGGTCGAGTAACGAAAAAAGATAAGAAAGGAAAACCGCTGCAAGCAATCGGCACTCATGTTGATATTACAAACCTCAAGCATACGGAATTGGCATTGAGAAAAAGCGAGGAACAATTCCGGTCTTTGGTCGAAAAATTGCCTTTAGGTCTACTGATTTTAGACTCATCCAGAAACATCGAATACTTCAATCCAAAATTTCACGAAATTTTTGGCTATTCCAAGGAAGATCTCCCAGATATCAGCTCCTGGTTCAATAAAGCTTATCCGGATGATGATTATCGCAAAAACATTATCGACATTTGGGATACGTGGTGGCAAAACGGGACCACAGTCAAAGAATATGATCCCGAGATTTTTACGGTTAGATGTAAAAACGGTGAAGATAAAATTATCTACTTTAGGCATGTTGGCTTGCAGCAAAAAAAACATTTTGTTGTTTATGAGAATATCACCACACGTGTCAAGGCAGAAGAATCCCTGAAAAAAAGAGAAAAAGAGCTGGAGATAAAAACCGGCAATCTTGAAGAAGTAAATATTGCACTAAAGGTTTTACTTCAAAGAAGAGATGAAGACAAAACCGAAATGGAAGAAAAGATCCTATTCAATGTCAAAAAGCTCATTTTTCCCTATCTCGAAAAATTGGATACCAGCGGTTTAAATGATAGTCAAGCCTCCTATTTGAGTATCCTGAAAGCAAATCTTGAAAATGTAATCTCTCCTTTTTCAAAAAAGCTTTCGGCCGTTCATCTCGGCTTAACTCCGAGAGAAATTCAAGTGGCCAACCTAATTAAAGAAGACAAAACAACCAAAGAAATCGTAGAAATGTTGTATATTTCTGAAAGTTCTGTCGATTTT